GCGGGGCGGCGGCGAAGGCGTCGGCCGGCGCCTTGCCCGAGGCGACCGTGCCGAGCAGAGCGGGGGAAGCGGGATCGAGCGCCGTGCCGCCCACGGCTCCGCCATTCGCATAGAGGATGTAAGAGACGATCGCCGCATAGGTGGCATCGTCCAGGCTGGCGCCGCGCCCATAGGGCATGGAGGCGTGGATCTTGCTGTAGAGCGCCGCGATCGGCCTTTTGCCCCAGACGTTGAAGAAGGACTTGCCGGCGAGGGCAGGCGCGTCGGTGGCGCCGATCATCTCGGGCTGGTGGCAGACGGAGCATTGCTCGGCATAGGCCGTGCGCCCGGCATCCACCTGCGCGCGGGTGAACAGGCCGGTCGTGCCCTGGCCGAAGGCGAGGCCGGCGGCGAGGGCCGCGCCGGCCGTGGCGAGGAACAGGCTGGTGCTGCGGCGGATCATCATGAGGTGGAGATCCTTCAGCGCGCGGTGACGGCGGTTTGGGGCAGGAACCAAGGACCTTGCTGCGGCACACCCTGTTCGGCGCGGGGATGATCCGGCAGCAGCCAGCCCCACAACGTTCCCTTCGGCCCCCAGCTATAGCCCGGCGGTGCCTTCTCGCTGTCGATCTGCACGTAGAGGCGGCCGCCCTTGAGCGCCTGCATCTGCGCTGAAGAGAGGCGGGCACTGCCGCTCACGTCGCCGTCGGTCGCGGTCGTCACCGTCAGCGACAGGATCTTCGTGCCAGGCACGCCGATCGCCGGGCTCAGCAGAATATGCGCGACCGTGGCGCTGGAGGGCAGGCCGTGGAAACGGCCGCTGACCGTGAGCCGATCGCCCGCGACGGTGGCCGTCGCCTCGCCCCGCCCTGCGATCACCGCCTTGGTTTCGTCGTCGAGCGGCATGGGGCCGAGATCGGCGCGATAATCGGCGGCGATGGCCGATTGCGCGCAGAGCAGGGACATGGATATTGCTGCGAACACTAAGCGCAAGGCCGGCCTCTCCCTTGCCCGTTCCGCCGCGCGATCGCGCGCTTTCGGGCCTTCATTGTTGGCTTGACGTTGTGATGGATCGCATACAAGATGTGATCTGTCCATACAACAATGTCGCAACGACGAGGTGGAAACCGCGCTTTTGGCGCCTTTCCAATGGGAGATGGGGATGAAGGCCTTTCTGTATCTTGGCGCCGCCTGTGCGGCGATCGGCATGACCGTGGCGGCTTCCGCGCAGTTTTCCGGGCGCGAGGATCCGATGCCGGTGACGCAGCCGAAAATGCCCACCGATTATTGGGCGCCGAAGCCGACCAATCCGACGGCCTATGCCGCGCCGAACAAGGTTCACTGGAAGCTTTCCGAGATCCTTGCCGCGCACAAGGGCCAGAGCGACTGGGTGCAGCCGATCGTCCGCAATCCCGAGCAGGACGGCGATTACGTGTCGCTGGGCACGGGCAAGAAGACCAAGGCGAAATTCTATCCGGACGATCGGGTGATGTTCATCGTCTGGGATGGCTCCGTGAAGGTCACGATCGACGGGGTCGAGCCGTTCACGGCGACCAAGGGCTTCATGGTGAGCGTGCCCTTCCGCCACATCTATTCGGTCGAGAATGTCGGCGCGAAGCCGGCGCTCTGGTTCGAGGTGCGGCAAGCGGGCTCCGCGCCGCTTTATCCCGCCAGCGAGACGCCCGATCCGTTCGCCGGCAAGACCTACGTGAAGGTGACGGGCAATCCCGGCCCGTCCAAGGATCGCGACACCAACCCGATCTGGGTGGACTTCTTCAAGACGATCGCGGTGGGCGACAAGCCCTATAACGGCAAGTTCGTGTGGGACGATCACTTCACGTCGAACATCCTGCGCGGGCCCAAGGCCGATGCCGTGCCGCCGGATACGAACAAGGGCCATTTCCACACCGACTGGACCGAATTCTGGTTCATCATGGAAGGCAAGATCGGCTACAAGATCGAGGGCTTCCCCTATTTCGTGTCGGAGCCCGGCGATATCGTGACCGCCGCCAAGGGTCGCTGGCACCGCGCCGGCAACGATCCGAGCGCGCCGATGTCCACGCGCATCCCGATCAATCCGCGCCCGGTGATTCTCCACAATTTCGAGCCGGCTCACTGATCGACGAAAAGGGGGCGAGCCTGCGGCTCGTCCCTTGGCTATGGCTGGCCGAATCATCACCGTGAGACAGGAGTGAATAGATGCGCTTTACCGGACCGCTCGCAGCGATCCTGATCGGTGGCCTGGCGCTGGCTAGCCCGGCCTTCGCCAAAGACATCGTCGTCCAGATGAAGAATCGCGGGGCGGACGGCCTCATGGTGTTCGAGCCGGCGTTCGTGCAGGCCGCGCCCGGCGACAAGGTTCATTTCATGCCCACCGATGCAGGCCATAACGCCGAGACGATCCCCGGCATGCTGCCGGATGGCGTGGCTGCCGCGAAGGGCGCGATGGGCAAGGAATTCGTGCTGACCGCCACCAAGCCGGGCCTCTACGGCATCAAGTGCCTGCCGCATTTCAGCATGGGCATGGTCGCGCTGGTCAAGGTGGGCAACGGCGCCGCGCCGAATGCCGCCGCCGCCAATGCCGTCGCACTGCCGCCGCTCGCGAAGAAGCGCATGACGCCGCTTCTCGCCGCCGCGAAATAGGCGCAAGCGGGGAGGGGGCGATGTCCGGTTCGCAACCGATGGACTGTTCGCGCCGGGCCGTGCTGGCCGGCGGCGTGGCGCTGGCCGCGTCGCGCGCCTTCGCCGCCCCCTCCGCCCCGATGGCATTGATCGCCGGAACCTACGCGCAGGAGGGCGGCAAGGGGCTCTATACGCTGACGCGGTCCGGCAGCGGCTGGTCGGTCGATCCGTCCGTACCGCCGATCCGCAACATCTCCTTCGGCACGCGCTCGTCCCGCCTCGGTCTCTCCTATCTCGTGAGCGAGGGGGACAAGGGCAGCCTCGACGTGTTCGATCGGGGCTATGCGTCCGTCGCCGAGCGGGCGACGCGGGGATCCGGCCCCTGCCATGTCGCGCTCAGCGCCGACGGATCGGCGCTGGCCGCCGCCAATTATTCCAGCGGGGACGTCGCCGTCTGGGCGATCGACCCTGCGACGGGCCTGCCCAGGGGCGAAGCGCAGCTTCTGAAGCATACGGGCAGCGGGCCGAACGCCGATCGTCAGGCGGGGCCGCACGCCCACTGGGTGGGCTTCACCAAGGATCTGCACTGGCTCCATTCGGTCGACCTCGGCGCCGACGCGATCTTCGCACATGCTTATGATGCGAGCGCGCAGAAAGCGGGCGAGACGAAGATCGCCTATCGCGCGCCGGCCGGATCGGGGCCGCGCCATCTTGCCCGGCATCCGCGTCTGCCGGTCTGCTATCTCGCGTCCGAACTGTCCAATACGCTGACGGTGCTGGCCGCCGCGACGGACGGCACGTTCCGCAGCATCGATACGATGCCGACCTTGCCCGCCGGCTTCACCGGCCATTCGCAGGTGGCGCATATCGCCATCAATGCGGCGGGCACGCGCCTCTACATTTCCAATCGCGGCCATAACAGCGTCGCCGTCTTCGCGCTGGCGCCCGATGGCGGCGCGCGCCTGCTCCAGCATGCCCCGAGCGGAGGCGACTGGCCGCGCTTCTTCCTCCTGATCGAGGAGCAAGGCGAGATGCTGGTGGCCAACGAGCGCTCCGGCACGGTCGCGCGCCTTTCGATCGGAAGCGACGGCCGGCTGCGTCCGGAGCCGGGCGTGGTGGCCGTGCCCGGCGTGGTGTTCCTGGCACTGAAATAAAGCGCTCGGCCCCCGGCGGCCGAAGCGAACGACAAGCCTGCAACGACAGGCGGATCATTGAGGATGCGCATATGAGGGGATGGCCTTTGAAGGTCGCGGGCGCGCTCGCGCTGACGGCGACGACCGCGCTGGTGGCGGGCATGCCGGCCGGCGACTGGTGGAGCTTCGGGCGTGACGAGGGCGGCGGGCGTTACTCGACGCTCGCCCAGATCACGCCCGCCAATGTCGCGAAGCTGATCCCGGTCTGGACGTTCGAATTGCGGCCGGCCGACAGCACCAGCAAGCGCCTGCTGGTGAGCAACATGACGCCGCTGGCCATCGGCGGCATGCTCTATGTGGCGACACCCTATCGGCGCATCGTGGCGCTGGACGGCAGCACCGGGGCCGTGCGCTGGAGCTACAGCCTGCCGGACGATGACGGGGTGGCGGGGCGATCGATGGATTATTGGCCGGGCGATTCCCGCTCGCCGGCCAGGTTGTTCTTCGGCACGCGATCCGGCCAGCTGCTGGCGCTCGATGCCGCCACCGGCCGCCCGACCGCGGAGTTCGTGCCGATCGACCTGCGGACGGCCGAGATCATGAACGGTTCGAAGGATGGCGACCAAGGCCCTGAAACCTTCGCCTATGAGATCAACAGCGCGCCCGTGCTTGCCGGCGACGTGCTGATCACCGGCGCGCGCCTGCAGGAATCTCCGGCGCGGGGGCCGGCCGGCGACATTCGCGGCTGGAGCGCGCGCACGGGCAAATTGCTGTGGACCTTCCATTCGGTGCCGCGACCGGGCGAGCCTTTCCACGAGACATGGGGCGGCGACAGCTGGGCCCGGCGCTCCGGCGTCAATGCGTGGAGTGCGCTTTCGGTCGATGAGAAGCGCGGCATCGTCTATGTTCCGTTCGGCGCGCCGACCTATGATCGCGTCGGTATCGATCGGCCGGGCGCGAACCTCTTCTCGAACGCGCTGGTGGCGCTCGATGCGCGCACCGGGCGCTACCTCTGGCACTTCCAGTTCGTGCATCACGACATCTGGGATCTCGACCTGCCGGTGCAGCCGACGCTGATGGAGGTGCGGAAAGACGGGCGGACGATCCCGGCGGTCGCGGCGATGAACAAATCCGGCTATCTGTTCGTGCTGGATCGGGTGACGGGCAAGCCGATCTTCCCGGTCAACGAAGTGCCGATGCCGGCCAGCAGCATCCCGGGCGAGCAGACCTGGCCGACCCAGCCGATCCCGTCCGCCCCGCCGCCGATCATCCGGCAGGCGATGACGGCGGACGACATCGCCACGGTCACACCCGAACTGGAGCAACATTGCCGCGCCCGCCTGGCGACGGAGCGCGCGACCTTCGCCGTGCCGTTCGAGCCGCTGCGCGCCGATCATCCGGTCGTGCGCTTTCCCGGAAGCGGCGGCGGGCCGAACTGGGGCAGCGGCGCCTATGACAAGGCGCGGGGGCTGTTCGTCATCAATACGAGCGAACTGCCCAGTATCGAGCAGCTCGGCCGCGATCCGCAGGGGAATTGGTACAATGTCGCGCCGCAGCCTTCCTGGTTCGGCATGGGCGGCCTGAAGTTTCCGTGCCAGCAGCCGCCCTGGGGCAATCTCACGGCAATCGATGTCGCGCAGGGCCGGATCGTCTGGCAGGTGCCGCTGGGCGTGACCGACGCGCTGCCCGCCGATCGGCAGAAGACCGGGCGCCCCAATGTCGGGCCGCCGCTCACGACCTCGACGGGGCTGATCTTCATCGGCGCGTCCGACGATGCGCGGTTCCGCGCGTTCGATACCGGCACCGGGCGCGAATTGTGGACGTTCCGGCTCGGCGCGTCGGCCCATGCCGCGCCCGTCACCTATCGCGGACGGGACGGGCGGCAATATGTCGCGATCGTCTCGGCGGGCGGCTCCTATCTGGGCAGCCCGAATACGGCGAGCCGGCTGGTCGTCTTCGCGCTGCCGCGTGCGGGCGAGATCGGCGTCGCGGCGGCCGCCTCCGCCGCGCAGGCGCCGGAGCGCGATCCGCCGAAGCATCCCGCCGCCGTCGCGGCGCGCTTGC
This DNA window, taken from Sphingomonas sp. AP4-R1, encodes the following:
- a CDS encoding CHRD domain-containing protein, coding for MSLLCAQSAIAADYRADLGPMPLDDETKAVIAGRGEATATVAGDRLTVSGRFHGLPSSATVAHILLSPAIGVPGTKILSLTVTTATDGDVSGSARLSSAQMQALKGGRLYVQIDSEKAPPGYSWGPKGTLWGWLLPDHPRAEQGVPQQGPWFLPQTAVTAR
- a CDS encoding cupin domain-containing protein; amino-acid sequence: MKAFLYLGAACAAIGMTVAASAQFSGREDPMPVTQPKMPTDYWAPKPTNPTAYAAPNKVHWKLSEILAAHKGQSDWVQPIVRNPEQDGDYVSLGTGKKTKAKFYPDDRVMFIVWDGSVKVTIDGVEPFTATKGFMVSVPFRHIYSVENVGAKPALWFEVRQAGSAPLYPASETPDPFAGKTYVKVTGNPGPSKDRDTNPIWVDFFKTIAVGDKPYNGKFVWDDHFTSNILRGPKADAVPPDTNKGHFHTDWTEFWFIMEGKIGYKIEGFPYFVSEPGDIVTAAKGRWHRAGNDPSAPMSTRIPINPRPVILHNFEPAH
- a CDS encoding pseudoazurin, with translation MRFTGPLAAILIGGLALASPAFAKDIVVQMKNRGADGLMVFEPAFVQAAPGDKVHFMPTDAGHNAETIPGMLPDGVAAAKGAMGKEFVLTATKPGLYGIKCLPHFSMGMVALVKVGNGAAPNAAAANAVALPPLAKKRMTPLLAAAK
- a CDS encoding lactonase family protein — translated: MSGSQPMDCSRRAVLAGGVALAASRAFAAPSAPMALIAGTYAQEGGKGLYTLTRSGSGWSVDPSVPPIRNISFGTRSSRLGLSYLVSEGDKGSLDVFDRGYASVAERATRGSGPCHVALSADGSALAAANYSSGDVAVWAIDPATGLPRGEAQLLKHTGSGPNADRQAGPHAHWVGFTKDLHWLHSVDLGADAIFAHAYDASAQKAGETKIAYRAPAGSGPRHLARHPRLPVCYLASELSNTLTVLAAATDGTFRSIDTMPTLPAGFTGHSQVAHIAINAAGTRLYISNRGHNSVAVFALAPDGGARLLQHAPSGGDWPRFFLLIEEQGEMLVANERSGTVARLSIGSDGRLRPEPGVVAVPGVVFLALK
- a CDS encoding PQQ-binding-like beta-propeller repeat protein, giving the protein MRGWPLKVAGALALTATTALVAGMPAGDWWSFGRDEGGGRYSTLAQITPANVAKLIPVWTFELRPADSTSKRLLVSNMTPLAIGGMLYVATPYRRIVALDGSTGAVRWSYSLPDDDGVAGRSMDYWPGDSRSPARLFFGTRSGQLLALDAATGRPTAEFVPIDLRTAEIMNGSKDGDQGPETFAYEINSAPVLAGDVLITGARLQESPARGPAGDIRGWSARTGKLLWTFHSVPRPGEPFHETWGGDSWARRSGVNAWSALSVDEKRGIVYVPFGAPTYDRVGIDRPGANLFSNALVALDARTGRYLWHFQFVHHDIWDLDLPVQPTLMEVRKDGRTIPAVAAMNKSGYLFVLDRVTGKPIFPVNEVPMPASSIPGEQTWPTQPIPSAPPPIIRQAMTADDIATVTPELEQHCRARLATERATFAVPFEPLRADHPVVRFPGSGGGPNWGSGAYDKARGLFVINTSELPSIEQLGRDPQGNWYNVAPQPSWFGMGGLKFPCQQPPWGNLTAIDVAQGRIVWQVPLGVTDALPADRQKTGRPNVGPPLTTSTGLIFIGASDDARFRAFDTGTGRELWTFRLGASAHAAPVTYRGRDGRQYVAIVSAGGSYLGSPNTASRLVVFALPRAGEIGVAAAASAAQAPERDPPKHPAAVAARLPGNPAEFAPGPMKAFAEKACTACHVASQVTSQRKGRAEWAATVEKMVGFGAKVPDDQFDPLVEYLATNYPANP